A genomic window from Arthrobacter globiformis includes:
- a CDS encoding RrF2 family transcriptional regulator: MKINAFADVSLRALMVLAAAPEGGLLTTQNVADAVGTPYNHVSKAVAKLRMLGLIDVERGRNGGSRLSAAGRRVTVGQVLRELDTREDAAECIGPAGSCPLINECRLRGALTRAREAFYRELDDVVVAELPTSRQMTPVFEAIGLRPGA; the protein is encoded by the coding sequence ATGAAAATCAACGCCTTCGCGGACGTCAGCCTGCGCGCCCTCATGGTGCTCGCTGCCGCACCCGAGGGCGGACTGCTCACCACGCAGAACGTCGCTGACGCCGTCGGAACCCCCTACAACCACGTCAGCAAGGCCGTGGCGAAGCTGCGCATGCTGGGCCTAATTGACGTTGAGCGCGGCCGCAACGGTGGCTCGCGGCTCAGTGCCGCCGGCCGCCGTGTCACCGTGGGCCAGGTTCTGCGGGAGCTGGACACCCGCGAGGACGCGGCCGAGTGCATCGGCCCGGCCGGCAGCTGCCCCCTCATCAATGAATGCCGGCTCCGCGGCGCCCTCACGCGGGCGCGCGAGGCTTTTTACCGTGAGCTCGACGACGTCGTGGTGGCCGAATTGCCGACCTCACGCCAGATGACGCCCGTTTTCGAGGCGATTGGGCTGCGCCCGGGCGCCTGA